The following proteins are co-located in the Microbulbifer sp. VAAF005 genome:
- the cas7e gene encoding type I-E CRISPR-associated protein Cas7/Cse4/CasC: MSRFIQLHVLTAYPPANLNRDDLGRPKTAKMGGCDRLRISSQSLKRHWRTSELFQQVLATEQGDSLIGTRTKRQGVLAYETLLDLGVSEKKAKLWAQKIAEQFGKLKKPEKDNPLADLEIEQLVHLSSAEQNGISALLKTLAEEGREPEKTELDLLRKENMAVDIALFGRMLASKPTYNVEAACQVAHALSAHSVVIEDDYFTAVDDLNDRSEDAGAAHLGEAGFAAGLFYSYICINKELLIENLGGDKPLADRAVAALTETILKVSPSGKQNSYASRAYASYVVAEAGDQQPRSLSAAYLKPVDRYSEDYAHDAIDALQKQLQSFDKVYGDCADSRYVLNAVTGEGNIEELLAFVSE; the protein is encoded by the coding sequence ATGAGCCGCTTTATTCAATTGCATGTATTGACCGCCTATCCCCCTGCGAACCTGAACCGGGATGACTTGGGGCGGCCAAAAACAGCGAAGATGGGAGGTTGTGATCGCCTGCGAATCTCTTCCCAGAGCCTTAAGCGTCACTGGCGAACGTCAGAGTTGTTCCAGCAGGTATTGGCTACGGAGCAGGGGGATAGCCTAATTGGCACCAGAACCAAGCGTCAAGGGGTACTGGCCTATGAGACTTTATTGGATCTGGGTGTCTCTGAAAAAAAGGCCAAATTGTGGGCACAGAAAATTGCCGAGCAATTCGGTAAGTTAAAAAAGCCGGAAAAAGATAACCCTCTGGCCGATTTGGAAATCGAGCAGTTGGTTCACCTCAGTAGTGCTGAGCAAAACGGGATCAGTGCACTACTGAAAACCTTGGCAGAAGAGGGGAGGGAGCCGGAGAAGACAGAGTTGGATTTATTGCGTAAGGAAAACATGGCGGTGGATATCGCCTTGTTTGGCCGTATGCTCGCTTCCAAGCCCACCTATAACGTTGAAGCTGCGTGCCAGGTGGCCCATGCACTCTCGGCTCACTCTGTAGTGATTGAAGATGATTACTTTACTGCGGTAGACGATTTGAATGATCGCAGCGAGGATGCCGGTGCTGCTCACTTGGGTGAGGCGGGTTTTGCTGCGGGATTATTTTATTCCTATATCTGCATTAACAAAGAGCTGCTAATTGAAAACCTGGGCGGGGATAAACCCCTGGCCGATCGAGCCGTAGCTGCGCTGACTGAGACAATCCTTAAAGTTTCTCCCAGCGGTAAACAAAACAGCTATGCCAGCCGTGCCTATGCATCTTATGTCGTGGCCGAAGCCGGTGACCAGCAACCGCGCTCTCTCTCTGCGGCCTACCTGAAGCCGGTTGATCGCTATAGCGAGGATTACGCCCATGACGCTATTGATGCACTGCAAAAGCAATTGCAGAGTTTCGATAAGGTGTACGGGGATTGTGCCGATAGCCGCTATGTTCTCAATGCCGTAACTGGCGAAGGTAATATCGAGGAACTTTTGGCCTTTGTCAGCGAATAG
- a CDS encoding choice-of-anchor U domain-containing protein has translation MKSYTTKYKKLSTLRGLIIFVGLLSMEGVSADASPSDLDIDNDGLIEIRNLTDLNEIRNNLDGSTLYSSNYGCPESGCYGFELTKDLNFDTNGDSYVDANDEYWNEGLGWEPIGTSENPFTATFEGNGYSINNLYINLNGGVLMVLNGYTGLLGIVQSAEIRNFTIVDTLVSFIGTISAGGDSTSPSEGCSGDMAESSTISNSELGSICELSSIVLTLDLSDTEIALPYINFESPVEGNEVFVIDLSEFPSVDEECGANDFSGDNDSFCVTGSTISFQEGADGDSLVAISSIPVIPSATFNFYPIVTAKLSQAGQFRAVIYEDQGPAEIQAWVTDEYELDPFTYSWNSPKLVQLNDSGESVFTFDPAGLSGAFEVTVTVTDSGGLSDTAKLILRVDGSAPVLSDNEDADQDGLSDSLEGFLDLDGDRIPDYLDRVAVRSQLPVNRTGAVMQSSEGTSLRLGDSAYIAGQQVGQVTLEDIDNLFEDNLAGQNSYKFLHGIFDFVVYDTDFGESANIVVPLNAALLEGARYLKYRQSVGWVDFIEDEFNHVSSALGQLGDCPEPGSDEYQPGLHEGHFCIQLSLQDGGPNDDDGEVNGIIVDPGAVATLNVNEPIVSINSYLLERSQFLLEQEAPVLAFSLQSDSADAILKSFTIKADGELNEVSDLQQVRLYLDRDSDGIAAESELIGNGFYSIDNGSLTLDLFNKFQLPVGETRFLVTYEF, from the coding sequence TTGAAGTCTTATACCACTAAATACAAAAAGCTTTCGACACTTCGGGGGCTAATAATATTTGTCGGGCTACTGTCCATGGAAGGTGTATCAGCTGACGCCTCTCCTTCTGATCTTGATATTGATAATGATGGTCTGATTGAAATTCGTAATTTAACAGACCTTAATGAGATTCGTAACAACCTAGACGGATCAACTTTATACAGTAGTAACTATGGTTGCCCAGAAAGTGGCTGTTATGGCTTTGAGCTGACCAAAGACCTGAATTTTGATACCAATGGCGATAGTTATGTTGATGCGAATGATGAGTACTGGAATGAGGGCTTGGGCTGGGAGCCAATCGGTACGAGTGAAAACCCGTTTACTGCGACCTTTGAAGGTAATGGCTATTCCATCAATAACCTCTATATAAACCTCAATGGAGGAGTATTAATGGTTCTGAATGGATACACAGGCCTGCTGGGAATCGTTCAATCGGCGGAAATACGCAATTTTACTATAGTTGATACTCTCGTTTCTTTTATTGGCACTATTTCCGCTGGGGGAGACTCTACAAGCCCAAGTGAAGGGTGCTCGGGAGATATGGCTGAGTCTAGTACTATTTCCAATAGTGAATTAGGTTCTATATGTGAATTAAGCTCGATTGTGCTGACCTTAGATTTATCCGATACCGAGATAGCATTACCCTATATTAATTTTGAATCTCCAGTAGAGGGTAATGAAGTATTTGTTATTGATTTATCTGAATTCCCTTCAGTTGATGAAGAGTGCGGGGCTAACGATTTTTCTGGGGACAACGATAGCTTTTGTGTTACTGGATCAACAATTAGTTTCCAGGAGGGGGCTGATGGTGACAGTTTAGTTGCTATTTCAAGTATTCCAGTTATACCTAGCGCTACGTTTAACTTTTACCCCATAGTTACGGCAAAGCTATCTCAAGCTGGTCAGTTCAGGGCTGTAATTTATGAGGATCAGGGACCGGCAGAGATTCAAGCCTGGGTTACAGATGAGTATGAGCTGGACCCATTTACCTATAGTTGGAACAGCCCAAAGCTAGTTCAGCTCAACGACTCTGGTGAAAGCGTATTTACCTTTGATCCAGCAGGTTTGTCGGGAGCTTTCGAAGTTACTGTTACTGTTACAGATTCTGGTGGTTTGTCAGATACTGCGAAGCTGATATTACGAGTGGATGGCAGTGCCCCTGTATTGTCTGATAATGAGGATGCTGATCAGGATGGGCTGAGTGACAGCCTTGAGGGATTCTTAGATTTAGATGGTGATCGCATACCGGACTATCTAGATAGGGTGGCGGTTCGTTCCCAGCTGCCGGTAAATAGAACTGGTGCAGTGATGCAAAGCTCTGAAGGGACAAGCTTGAGACTTGGTGATAGTGCCTATATTGCCGGTCAACAAGTGGGCCAGGTTACGTTGGAGGATATAGATAATCTCTTTGAGGATAATTTGGCAGGACAGAATAGCTATAAATTCCTGCATGGTATTTTTGACTTTGTTGTTTACGATACAGATTTTGGGGAAAGCGCTAACATCGTTGTCCCTTTAAATGCCGCCTTGCTCGAAGGTGCTCGTTATCTGAAATATCGCCAAAGTGTTGGATGGGTGGATTTTATTGAGGATGAATTTAACCATGTATCTTCTGCACTGGGGCAGTTGGGTGATTGTCCTGAGCCTGGCAGTGATGAGTACCAGCCAGGGCTCCATGAAGGCCATTTTTGCATCCAGCTCAGTTTACAAGATGGTGGCCCTAACGATGATGACGGGGAGGTGAATGGTATTATCGTTGATCCCGGTGCTGTTGCGACTCTCAATGTCAATGAGCCAATTGTAAGCATAAACTCCTATTTACTTGAGCGTTCACAGTTTCTGCTAGAGCAGGAAGCCCCGGTATTAGCTTTCTCTCTGCAGAGCGATTCTGCCGATGCGATATTGAAGTCATTCACAATTAAGGCCGATGGCGAGCTGAATGAAGTGTCAGACTTACAGCAGGTGCGTTTGTATTTGGATCGGGACAGTGACGGGATTGCCGCTGAATCGGAACTGATCGGCAATGGGTTTTATTCAATTGATAACGGCTCCCTGACGTTAGATTTATTCAATAAGTTTCAGTTGCCTGTCGGCGAGACCCGGTTTCTGGTGACGTATGAATTCTAA
- the tpiA gene encoding triose-phosphate isomerase yields the protein MRTPLVAANWKMNGSREFAERFFTELNLEGVKSGVVVCPSFPYLGLVADAAEKSGGFSLGAQDLSQEPEGAFTGEVSASMLLDWNTRYVIVGHSERRSLYGETSELVAKKFVAAQEAGLTPILCVGETLEEREQERTLEVVAKQLQAVADIIDSAGWKQSVIAYEPVWAIGTGKTATPDEAQAVHAFIRSQLGDLGAEVQILYGGSVKSANARELFAQADIDGALVGGASLDAGEFAEICRAAV from the coding sequence ATGCGAACACCGCTAGTAGCAGCAAACTGGAAAATGAACGGCAGCCGCGAGTTTGCCGAACGTTTTTTCACCGAACTCAACCTCGAAGGTGTGAAGTCCGGTGTTGTTGTTTGCCCATCTTTTCCATACCTCGGCCTGGTGGCTGATGCAGCGGAAAAGAGCGGAGGTTTCAGCTTGGGTGCCCAGGACCTTAGCCAGGAGCCCGAAGGGGCGTTTACTGGTGAGGTTTCCGCTAGCATGTTACTGGATTGGAATACCCGTTACGTTATTGTCGGGCATTCTGAGCGCCGTAGTCTCTACGGAGAAACCAGTGAGTTAGTGGCGAAAAAATTTGTTGCGGCCCAAGAGGCGGGATTGACTCCAATACTTTGCGTCGGGGAAACCCTTGAAGAACGCGAGCAGGAGCGCACTCTCGAAGTGGTTGCAAAACAACTTCAAGCGGTTGCCGATATCATTGATTCGGCTGGCTGGAAGCAGTCCGTGATTGCCTATGAGCCGGTATGGGCCATTGGCACCGGAAAAACTGCTACTCCTGATGAAGCCCAAGCTGTACATGCATTTATTCGCTCGCAGTTGGGAGATTTGGGCGCTGAAGTACAGATTTTATATGGCGGTAGTGTAAAATCCGCAAATGCCAGGGAGCTTTTTGCCCAGGCAGATATTGATGGTGCCCTGGTGGGTGGAGCCTCGCTGGATGCCGGCGAGTTTGCTGAGATTTGTCGCGCTGCTGTTTAA
- the casA gene encoding type I-E CRISPR-associated protein Cse1/CasA, with amino-acid sequence MNLVEDSWLPIIRRCGKQERIAPWQIVEVDNPVVDICTVRPDFRGALFQFLIGLLQTAFAPESVDDWGVYWKKAPTEETLKSRLQNYAPNFELFQESGPAFMQDLELSVGESKSIAALLIEAPGSKTCRDNQDLFIKGGRVLGVCPSCAASALFTLQINAPSGGVGHRTSLRGGGPLTTLIIPEAEDANLWQKLWLNILPQKEFGARSESSDSCIFPWLAPSRLSDKQGSSTSPNDTHPLQMYWGMPRRIRFQIPREGKDYCDLCGEQTNQLIREYTTKNYGINYEGPWIHPLTPYRCDPKKKAPPLSLKGQQSGLGYRHWLGLMWNDHSNGDEASRAVRLFHEEYAEILEELDSNVDVRLWGFGYDMDNMKARCWYEQEMPVLPISPEYRSLFMQLAGQLLTAAKDTLKELRFRVKAAWFNNPNEAKGDFSFVDQAFWQATESQFYHSLKQLSLESKKSQFTPAPVAIAWAHILKKTALAQFDHWSMEGSAEDLKLQRVTRARRFLRNKLASLASLNALDNTAKVEQQQEEL; translated from the coding sequence GTGAATTTGGTTGAAGATTCCTGGCTGCCAATTATCCGGCGATGCGGTAAGCAGGAAAGAATTGCTCCTTGGCAAATTGTCGAGGTGGATAATCCTGTCGTAGATATTTGCACGGTACGACCGGATTTTCGCGGGGCGCTGTTCCAGTTTTTAATTGGCCTGTTGCAAACAGCTTTTGCACCTGAAAGTGTCGATGATTGGGGAGTCTACTGGAAAAAGGCGCCTACTGAGGAAACACTGAAATCACGGCTGCAAAACTACGCTCCCAATTTTGAATTGTTTCAAGAGTCCGGGCCTGCATTTATGCAGGACTTGGAATTGAGTGTGGGGGAATCAAAGTCGATTGCTGCCCTACTGATTGAGGCGCCGGGCAGTAAAACCTGTAGAGATAATCAGGATCTATTTATTAAGGGTGGTAGGGTGCTGGGTGTATGTCCCAGCTGTGCCGCTAGTGCCTTGTTTACCTTGCAAATTAACGCCCCCTCCGGAGGAGTGGGGCATAGAACCAGTTTGCGTGGTGGTGGCCCTTTGACCACATTGATAATTCCAGAGGCAGAAGATGCCAACCTTTGGCAGAAATTGTGGCTCAATATCTTGCCACAAAAGGAGTTTGGGGCGAGGTCTGAAAGCTCTGATAGTTGTATCTTCCCCTGGCTCGCTCCCTCCCGCCTCTCTGACAAACAAGGTTCCTCTACGTCTCCCAATGATACCCATCCGCTGCAAATGTACTGGGGTATGCCGCGCAGGATACGTTTCCAAATCCCGAGAGAAGGCAAGGATTACTGCGACCTTTGTGGAGAGCAGACGAATCAGTTAATTCGGGAATATACCACTAAGAATTATGGCATTAATTACGAGGGTCCCTGGATTCATCCCCTAACGCCGTATCGATGTGACCCCAAGAAAAAAGCCCCACCCTTGAGTTTGAAAGGTCAACAGAGTGGTCTCGGTTATCGACACTGGTTGGGGCTTATGTGGAATGACCATTCAAATGGCGATGAAGCGAGCCGGGCGGTGCGCTTGTTCCATGAGGAATATGCGGAAATTCTCGAAGAACTGGATTCGAATGTCGATGTGCGTCTATGGGGATTTGGCTATGACATGGACAATATGAAAGCGCGTTGCTGGTATGAACAGGAAATGCCAGTACTGCCTATTTCCCCCGAGTACCGGTCGCTATTTATGCAGCTGGCAGGGCAGCTTTTAACGGCTGCAAAAGATACTTTGAAAGAGCTGCGTTTTAGGGTCAAGGCTGCCTGGTTTAATAACCCTAATGAGGCTAAAGGGGATTTTTCATTTGTCGATCAGGCGTTTTGGCAGGCGACGGAAAGCCAGTTTTATCACTCGCTCAAGCAATTATCCCTCGAATCCAAGAAATCCCAATTTACACCTGCACCGGTGGCTATTGCCTGGGCACACATATTGAAAAAAACGGCCTTGGCGCAGTTTGACCATTGGTCAATGGAGGGCTCTGCGGAAGACTTGAAATTGCAGCGAGTGACCCGGGCGCGACGTTTTTTAAGAAATAAGCTCGCTAGTCTGGCAAGTTTAAATGCTCTGGATAATACAGCCAAAGTTGAGCAACAACAGGAGGAATTGTGA
- a CDS encoding P-loop NTPase fold protein: MSEQAIAEQKTGELSVRISEVSLSKDIWPDPKDLLGRCGEIENLTPLVENAKAPFVLSIDAPWGGGKTTFIKLWQNYFNTRECPKVSLYLNAWENDFAEDPLLALLACLDKWLGKEDPDSKTGKAWKVAKEYLPGVARGTITAAVKAATFGALDADKAIEKVASDLAGAGADKLINDFNARKSDLEKFKAKLAEAIEALPGSQRNLIVFIDELDRCRPNFAIELLERIKHLFDLERIVFVIAVNHDQLGRGIKGVYGNEFDGHSYLERFFDVEYQLSASNNYTYAKMLLMDREFETYFSSRREGREELLFIQKAIPRFCARFSYEPRDINRFIVRLKLILSGVSSENYLDIWLVVVLLFVRRENEKLYNNYMADAGCANQIAEFLLEGFTESILEHEVPYWLSFTLGFLISLVEDYEKKDSLIQYWKENPNMITFSIADAAYDLSSNLIGTAERSHYEREPAGIRKLAFDRIELLHAVKIISAP, from the coding sequence ATGAGTGAGCAAGCTATAGCTGAACAAAAAACAGGTGAGCTTTCAGTTCGTATTTCTGAGGTCTCTCTTTCCAAAGATATATGGCCAGACCCCAAGGATCTCCTTGGTAGGTGTGGAGAGATAGAAAACCTAACTCCACTAGTGGAGAATGCCAAAGCACCTTTTGTCTTATCTATTGACGCTCCCTGGGGAGGCGGGAAAACTACGTTTATTAAATTATGGCAAAACTATTTCAATACACGGGAATGTCCTAAAGTAAGCCTATATCTAAACGCCTGGGAAAATGACTTTGCTGAGGACCCATTACTAGCTTTGCTTGCTTGTTTGGATAAGTGGTTAGGTAAAGAAGACCCTGACTCTAAAACTGGAAAGGCTTGGAAAGTAGCTAAAGAGTATCTTCCTGGGGTAGCTAGAGGTACTATCACTGCTGCCGTAAAAGCAGCAACATTTGGTGCTTTAGATGCTGATAAAGCAATTGAAAAGGTTGCGTCTGATCTAGCTGGTGCTGGGGCAGATAAATTAATTAACGACTTTAATGCAAGAAAATCTGATCTAGAGAAGTTTAAAGCTAAGTTGGCCGAGGCAATTGAGGCATTACCAGGCAGTCAAAGGAATTTAATAGTATTTATTGATGAGCTAGATCGTTGCAGGCCAAACTTTGCCATTGAGCTACTAGAGAGGATAAAGCATTTATTTGATTTGGAGAGGATTGTGTTCGTTATTGCCGTTAATCATGACCAACTTGGTCGAGGTATTAAAGGCGTATACGGAAATGAGTTTGATGGCCATAGTTATTTGGAGCGGTTTTTTGATGTTGAATACCAGCTTTCAGCATCTAATAACTATACTTATGCTAAGATGCTGCTAATGGACAGAGAGTTTGAGACTTACTTCAGTTCCAGGCGCGAAGGTCGGGAAGAGCTTCTGTTTATACAGAAGGCGATTCCTAGATTTTGTGCACGATTTTCTTACGAGCCCCGAGATATAAATCGATTTATTGTGCGCTTAAAATTAATATTATCTGGTGTATCCTCAGAAAATTACCTAGATATATGGTTGGTTGTTGTTTTATTGTTTGTTAGAAGAGAAAACGAAAAGTTATATAATAACTATATGGCTGATGCTGGATGTGCTAACCAAATAGCTGAATTCCTTTTGGAAGGTTTTACTGAATCTATTCTGGAACATGAAGTCCCGTATTGGCTTAGTTTTACCCTCGGGTTTTTGATTTCTCTAGTGGAAGACTATGAGAAAAAGGATAGCCTTATTCAGTACTGGAAAGAAAATCCAAATATGATTACTTTTTCTATTGCCGATGCAGCATATGATTTGTCCAGTAATCTTATTGGGACTGCGGAAAGGTCGCACTATGAGAGAGAGCCGGCAGGGATAAGAAAGTTGGCATTTGATAGAATTGAGTTGCTCCATGCTGTGAAAATAATATCAGCTCCCTAA
- a CDS encoding tyrosine-type recombinase/integrase, giving the protein MDYEQIKRNAYEQAIKFRDDWLDEFFSEGGYALHSYDAKQLLAEHLGESVESGPQIELDLEEAEEELLSSNVRPERKAKTLQARIGKLQRQLLRAQQRLVSGLSTPDEVEDDLADLLGAQLTIEALEQHRRPERVTELLSTASQAASAAIAVDKVSSPSPKFSELYQGCVDNKKAETIANPLGQGTYDALRLAAEDFLWVFGDISLNAFKVKDAMHFRDVLLRGPSNRKKYPDLIPEAVLSGDAEFGKRMSATTVGERLLYVSQIFEYGVRFECISKNPFKGITVQRDTPKMPAYSQEDLERIFKSPLFVSGSSYWKRSARQSHFWALMIALFTGARCGEIAQLRAEDVREQDGITYFSINDEEGKAVKSKAAIRKVPVHPRLDELGFRDYLKGLPNVWNETHRSGLLLPGIPAPSVRQRPHARLSKWFNEQYRDRYLEGFKAENKSFHTFRRNFIRNSLVSDASETHVLNMVGHQEGEFSTATIHYAPERYTPKQLYNELVKMDYPFLDFTALAACWREIPKP; this is encoded by the coding sequence ATGGACTACGAACAGATAAAACGTAACGCCTACGAGCAGGCAATAAAATTTCGGGATGATTGGCTGGATGAGTTCTTTAGTGAAGGGGGATACGCTCTACATAGCTATGATGCAAAGCAGCTTTTAGCGGAGCATTTAGGGGAGAGTGTTGAGAGTGGCCCTCAGATTGAGTTGGATCTAGAGGAGGCCGAGGAAGAACTTCTGAGCAGCAATGTAAGACCTGAAAGAAAGGCTAAAACACTTCAGGCACGGATAGGGAAGTTACAAAGACAGTTATTGAGGGCTCAACAACGCCTTGTTTCTGGCTTGTCTACTCCCGATGAAGTTGAAGATGATTTAGCGGATTTACTCGGAGCCCAGTTAACAATAGAAGCCCTTGAGCAACATAGGAGGCCTGAACGCGTTACCGAGTTGTTAAGCACTGCTAGCCAAGCAGCTTCGGCTGCCATAGCTGTTGATAAAGTAAGTAGTCCCTCTCCGAAATTCTCAGAGCTGTATCAAGGTTGTGTGGATAACAAGAAGGCCGAGACCATAGCGAACCCACTAGGGCAGGGAACCTATGATGCGCTTCGTCTGGCCGCTGAGGATTTCTTGTGGGTATTTGGGGATATTTCTTTAAATGCTTTCAAGGTAAAGGATGCAATGCATTTTAGAGATGTGCTACTGAGAGGCCCAAGTAACAGAAAGAAATATCCCGATCTTATACCTGAGGCAGTTTTATCTGGTGATGCAGAGTTTGGTAAGAGGATGTCTGCTACCACGGTTGGGGAGCGCCTGCTCTATGTCTCTCAAATTTTTGAGTATGGGGTAAGGTTTGAGTGCATCAGTAAGAATCCCTTTAAAGGCATTACGGTACAAAGGGATACTCCAAAGATGCCAGCTTACTCGCAGGAGGACTTGGAGCGTATCTTCAAGTCACCGCTATTTGTTTCTGGTAGTTCATACTGGAAGCGGTCTGCACGGCAGTCGCATTTTTGGGCGTTGATGATAGCGCTATTTACTGGTGCAAGATGTGGTGAGATAGCACAGCTTAGAGCCGAGGATGTAAGGGAGCAGGATGGTATTACTTATTTCAGCATCAATGATGAGGAGGGAAAGGCGGTCAAGTCTAAGGCTGCTATAAGAAAAGTCCCGGTCCACCCTAGATTGGATGAACTGGGTTTCAGGGATTATCTGAAAGGTTTGCCTAATGTGTGGAATGAGACTCACCGCTCAGGGCTACTGTTACCCGGTATTCCAGCCCCATCAGTTAGGCAAAGGCCACATGCACGCCTTAGTAAGTGGTTCAATGAGCAGTACAGGGATCGCTATCTAGAAGGCTTTAAGGCAGAGAACAAATCTTTCCATACATTCCGTCGTAATTTCATTCGTAACTCATTAGTAAGCGATGCTAGTGAAACTCATGTGCTGAATATGGTTGGTCACCAAGAAGGTGAGTTCAGTACAGCAACTATCCACTATGCTCCCGAACGCTACACCCCTAAGCAGCTATATAATGAGCTTGTAAAGATGGACTATCCTTTCCTAGATTTTACAGCATTGGCTGCTTGTTGGAGGGAGATACCTAAGCCGTAA
- the secG gene encoding preprotein translocase subunit SecG — protein MEKLVLVVHVLTALGIIGLILLQQGKGAEAGASFGAGASQTVFGSQGSGNFFSRLTAIFATVFFVTSFGLAILAKQGAGANVDADLPQIPAMEQQIGPAEELPAIDSDIPQLETDLETGDIPQIPADSTGSEEPAANQESEEQ, from the coding sequence ATGGAAAAATTGGTATTAGTTGTACACGTTTTGACCGCATTGGGCATTATTGGCCTGATTTTGTTGCAGCAAGGTAAAGGTGCCGAAGCCGGTGCATCCTTTGGTGCGGGCGCGTCCCAGACAGTTTTTGGTAGTCAAGGTAGCGGAAATTTCTTTTCCCGCTTGACAGCAATTTTTGCGACGGTATTCTTCGTCACCAGTTTCGGCCTGGCCATCCTGGCTAAGCAAGGTGCAGGCGCCAACGTTGATGCGGACCTTCCGCAAATTCCAGCAATGGAGCAGCAAATTGGCCCAGCCGAAGAACTGCCGGCTATCGACAGCGATATCCCGCAGCTCGAAACAGATTTGGAAACTGGCGATATCCCGCAGATTCCTGCAGACAGCACCGGCTCAGAAGAGCCAGCTGCTAACCAGGAAAGTGAGGAACAGTAG
- a CDS encoding recombinase family protein, with protein MIKYVVYLRVSTSRQGASGLGLEAQQRDIQIYLEQYSGQPFEVLKTFTEIVSGKDTGAVKEERQEAIVLAKKKKAVLLVAKLDRLSRDVADIATVIKQVDVKVACMPHADKFQLHLYAALAEQEREFISQRTKQALASAKARGVKLGGKRPGHRANNVAVKKQANKRAENLRGIVQPLVTAGMTTREIAAELNKAGLTTARGGEFQSMTVSRLVKRLNDTQEA; from the coding sequence GTGATTAAGTATGTTGTTTACCTCCGAGTCTCCACTTCAAGACAAGGTGCTTCAGGGTTAGGGCTTGAAGCACAGCAGCGGGACATACAGATATACCTAGAGCAATACAGTGGACAGCCCTTTGAGGTGCTGAAAACATTCACTGAGATTGTTTCCGGTAAAGACACTGGAGCTGTAAAGGAAGAGAGGCAGGAAGCTATTGTCCTCGCAAAGAAAAAGAAGGCTGTGCTATTGGTAGCCAAGCTAGATAGGCTTAGTAGGGATGTAGCAGACATAGCCACAGTAATAAAACAGGTAGACGTTAAGGTTGCCTGTATGCCTCACGCTGATAAGTTCCAGCTTCATTTATATGCAGCTCTAGCAGAGCAAGAAAGGGAGTTTATCAGTCAGCGTACCAAACAAGCACTGGCCTCAGCTAAAGCACGCGGTGTGAAACTAGGGGGCAAAAGGCCAGGACACAGAGCCAATAATGTAGCGGTCAAAAAGCAGGCTAATAAACGTGCTGAGAACCTTAGAGGCATAGTACAGCCGCTTGTTACAGCTGGAATGACTACAAGGGAAATAGCCGCTGAACTTAATAAAGCTGGATTAACCACAGCAAGGGGTGGAGAGTTCCAGTCAATGACTGTATCACGCCTTGTAAAGCGATTGAATGACACTCAGGAGGCGTAA
- a CDS encoding nucleotide-binding protein codes for MDKQKIITRLQTFHDRLFEDVLDGIESSGQEYGQERFNTWCREFTKFLKEYLPGEIKYFNARINARRPVTGGFGYTETDYLEIFWSQYGEKIVAYIKSLIKNVEDDAYHQPELEVATENTAFPTKNSSKDRAQNKIFIVHGHDGDAKHRTARFIENLGFKSIILQEEVSQGQTIIEKLERMSDEAGFAIVLYTPDDMGNTKLKAGEGDLRYRARQNVVFEHGLLIGKLGRNKVATLVDGELELPTDISGVVYIQKDDWKITIANEMEAAGYEIDFNKLKSS; via the coding sequence ATGGATAAGCAAAAAATAATTACTAGACTACAGACTTTTCATGATCGTTTATTTGAAGACGTCTTAGATGGAATTGAATCCTCGGGACAGGAATATGGACAGGAAAGGTTTAACACGTGGTGTAGGGAATTCACAAAGTTCTTAAAGGAGTACCTGCCTGGGGAAATAAAGTATTTCAATGCAAGGATAAACGCAAGGAGGCCGGTAACCGGAGGTTTTGGTTACACTGAAACAGATTATTTAGAGATATTTTGGAGCCAATATGGGGAGAAGATAGTTGCCTATATTAAATCCTTAATAAAGAATGTAGAAGATGATGCATACCATCAGCCTGAGTTGGAAGTAGCTACAGAGAATACTGCTTTTCCTACAAAAAATTCTAGTAAAGACAGAGCACAGAATAAGATCTTTATTGTCCATGGGCACGATGGGGATGCAAAACATAGAACAGCTAGGTTTATAGAAAATCTTGGCTTTAAGTCCATAATCCTCCAAGAGGAGGTAAGCCAGGGGCAAACAATTATTGAGAAGCTTGAGCGTATGTCAGATGAGGCTGGTTTCGCTATTGTACTATATACACCAGATGATATGGGTAATACCAAGCTTAAAGCTGGAGAAGGGGATTTAAGGTATCGTGCCAGACAAAATGTTGTTTTTGAGCATGGCTTATTAATAGGCAAGCTTGGTCGTAATAAGGTTGCCACCCTAGTAGATGGGGAGCTGGAATTGCCGACTGATATTAGCGGTGTGGTTTACATCCAAAAAGATGATTGGAAGATAACAATTGCCAATGAAATGGAAGCGGCTGGATACGAGATTGATTTTAATAAATTGAAATCGAGTTAG